The Mesorhizobium opportunistum WSM2075 DNA window TGTAAAGACGGTCGCGAACACCGCGATGGCGACGAGCAGCGCGATCAGGAGGCTCGGATCGGTCAGTGATTTGATGACTTGATCGGTCATGTCGCTATCCTAGACCTCGAAGTTCATCATCTTGCGCATCACCAGGATGCCGATTGACATCCAGACTGCCGAACAGCCGAGGATGAGATTTCCAACGCTGGTGTTGAACAGCGGCATCAGGTAGCTCGGGCTCGACAGGTAGACGAGAAACGCGACGATGAAAGGCAGCGCTCCGATGATGGCGGCCGACGCCTTTGCCTCCATCGACAGCGCCTGGACCTTGGCCTTCATTTTCTTGCGATCACGAAGCACCCGCGAAAGATTGCCTAGCGCCTCGGAGAGATTGCCACCGGCCTGCGACTGGATCTGGATAACGATGCCGAAGAAGCTCGCCTCGGTGCATGGCATGGTTTCGGGCATGCGCAAGGTTGCGTCGGGGATCGACAGGCCCATCTGCTGCGAATCGACGATGCGGCGAAACTCCGTCTTCACCGGCTCGGGGGCTTCGTTGGCGATCAGGCGCACTGCATCGTTCAGCGGCAGGCCGGACTTGACCGCGCGCACGATGATGTCGAGCGCGTTTGGAAATTCGTTGAGGAACGCCTTGACGCGCCGGCTGCGGCGAAATGAAACGAACCAGCGCGGCAGGCCGAGCGCACCGGCCAGCAGCACGCCGGGCAAGACGATCAGCGGCGCCCCGGCCACGAACGCGATCACTGTCAGCGCGATGCCGCATATGGCGGAATAGATATA harbors:
- a CDS encoding type II secretion system F family protein, with protein sequence MFGIDGTVLAFVVLAGFSAGAVAYAFLFNQISNERQTGKRLETIKAAETDRSVVKATRDRATDAAKRRKSVQDSLKELDEKQKSKDSAIKKPPLKAQLRQAGMKVPIERFYIYSAICGIALTVIAFVAGAPLIVLPGVLLAGALGLPRWFVSFRRSRRVKAFLNEFPNALDIIVRAVKSGLPLNDAVRLIANEAPEPVKTEFRRIVDSQQMGLSIPDATLRMPETMPCTEASFFGIVIQIQSQAGGNLSEALGNLSRVLRDRKKMKAKVQALSMEAKASAAIIGALPFIVAFLVYLSSPSYLMPLFNTSVGNLILGCSAVWMSIGILVMRKMMNFEV